Proteins encoded in a region of the Zea mays cultivar B73 chromosome 2, Zm-B73-REFERENCE-NAM-5.0, whole genome shotgun sequence genome:
- the LOC100275905 gene encoding uncharacterized protein LOC100275905 precursor (The RefSeq protein has 1 substitution compared to this genomic sequence) — translation MHASPIHVRRRHASMDSMVCVIHLVLAVSLALAGPIIAGGSTEEVGLARKQADEAYAARQMTAQATTTASTMGKEVHRRVLGSINPSTLDPDKPACLGSCPAAGRPYTGRGCQKAYQCSG, via the coding sequence ATGCACGCGTCTCCTATCCATGTTCGTCGACGACACGCGAGCATGGACAGCATGGTCTGCGTCATTCATCTGGTGCTCGCTGTTTCGCTCGCACTGGCCGGCCCCATCATCGCCGGCGGCAGCACGGAGGAGGTTGGGCTAGCCCGCAAGCAGGCCGACGAGGCGTATGCCGCACGGCAGATGACGGCTCAAGCGACGACGACGGCGTCGACGATGGGAAAGGAGGTGCACCGCCGCGTCCTCGGCAGCATCAATCCGTCCACACTCGATCCTGACAAGCCAGCCTGCCTCGGATCGTGCCCAGCTGCCGGTAGACCGTACACCGGCCGCGGCTGCCAGAAGGCGTACCAGTGCTCTAGCTGA